One Malus domestica chromosome 11, GDT2T_hap1 genomic region harbors:
- the LOC103447897 gene encoding protein CNGC15b, with product MGYGNSKSIRFQDDVELAKLPSVNEVGVVKLKYKIDGGEVAEPFEKEVSRNTGKSLKAKVLSRVFSEDYERVQKKILDPRGQTVRRWNKIFLVTCLVSLFVDPLFFYLPSARDEFCISIGEPLEVVLTFVRSVADVFYIIQIFINFRKAYIAPSSRVFGRGELVIESSKIALRYLRLDFWIDLIAALPLPQVLIWIVIPTLSGSTVTNTKNVLRFIIIFQYIPRLFLIYPLSSQIVKATGVVTETAWAGAAYNLMLYMLASHVLGACWYLLSIERQESCWRSVCGLANTSCRYDYFDCRWAQDPNRKSWYQSSNVTNLCIPDNYQFGIYGDAVTYDVTTSSFFNKYFYCLWWGLRNLSSLGQNLSTSTYVGEIMFAIIIATLGLVLFALLIGNMQTYLQSTTVRLEEWRIKRTDTEQWMRHRQLPPELRQSVRKYDQYKWLATRGVDEEALLNGLPMDLRRDIKRHLCLDLVRRVPLFDQMDERMLDAICERLKPALCTEGTFLVREGDPVNEMLFIIRGHLDSYTTNGGRTGFFNSCGIGPGDFCGEELLTWALDPRPSVILPSSTRTVKSISEVEAFALVAEDLKFVASQFRRLHSKQLRHKFRFYSHQWRLWSACFIQAAWRRCKKRREAAELKAKENHTENEPAKLPPVSDLVTYAARLAASTRRGANKHSGVVGSLQKPAEPDFSVEEE from the exons GAGAAGTAGCAGAGCCCTTCGAAAAGGAGGTGTCCCGGAATACTGGAAAATCGTTAAAGGCTAAAGTTCTGTCCAGAGTCTTTTCCGAGGACTATGAGAGAGTGCAGAAGAAAATATTAGATCCTCGAGGACAGACTGTTCGCCGTTGGAACAAGATTTTCTTAGTAACTTGTTTAGTTTCTTTGTTCGTGGACCCTCTATTCTTTTACTTGCCATCGGCGAGAGATGAATTCTGCATTAGTATTGGAGAACCACTTGAAGTTGTTCTAACATTTGTTCGATCAGTGGCTGATGTTTTTTACATAATCCAAATTTTTATTAACTTTCGCAAAGCTTATATTGCACCTTCCTCTCGTGTATTTGGGAGAGGAGAGCTTGTAATAGAATCTTCAAAGATCGCATTGAGATACCTACGCCTGGATTTCTGGATAGACCTCATTGCTGCGCTGCCCCTTCCTCAG GTCCTGATTTGGATTGTAATCCCAACCCTTAGCGGTTCGACAGTGACAAACACAAAAAACGTCCTTCGATTCATCATAATCTTTCAATACATACCAAGGCTCTTTCTTATATATCCGCTCTCATCACAAATAGTTAAGGCCACTGGTGTTGTGACAGAGACAGCTTGGGCAGGGGCTGCATATAATCTGATGCTATACATGTTGGCAAGTCAT GTTTTAGGAGCTTGTTGGTACCTTCTTTCAATTGAGCGGCAAGAATCTTGTTGGAGAAGTGTTTGTGGTCTTGCGAATACGTCTTGCAGATATGATTACTTTGACTGTCGTTGGGCTCAAGACCCTAACAGGAAGTCCTGGTACCAGTCGAGTAATGTCACAAATCTCTGTATTCCAGATAATTATCAGTTCGGTATTTATGGTGACGCGGTGACATATGATGTTACAACCTCGTCGTTCTTCAACAAATACTTTTACTGTCTCTGGTGGGGTCTAAGAAACCTCAG TTCTTTGGGACAAAATCTTTCAACAAGTACTTATGTTGGAGAGATAATGTTTGCTATAATCATCGCTACTCTTGGTCTGGTTCTCTTTGCATTGCTGATTGGTAATATGCAA ACATACCTCCAATCCACAACTGTGAGACTAGAAGAGTGGAGGATAAAGAGAACTGACACAGAACAATGGATGCGTCATAGGCAACTGCCTCCGGAGCTAAGACAGTCTGTACGGAAGTATGATCAATACAAGTGGTTGGCTACTCGAGGAGTTGATGAGGAAGCTCTTCTCAATGGCCTACCTATGGATCTTCGAAGGGACATCAAGCGGCACCTTTGCCTTGACCTTGTTCGACGA GTTCCTTTGTTCGATCAAATGGATGAAAGGATGCTGGATGCAATATGTGAGAGGCTTAAACCTGCCTTGTGCACCGAAGGCACATTTCTAGTCCGCGAAGGAGACCCTGTCAATGAAATGCTCTTCATAATTCGAGGCCACCTTGATTCTTACACCACAAATGGTGGTCGAACCGGATTTTTCAACTCATGCGGTATTGGTCCGGGTGACTTCTGTGGTGAGGAACTGCTGACATGGGCTTTGGACCCTCGTCCAAGTGTCATCCTGCCATCTTCAACGCGCACAGTCAAATCCATCTCTGAAGTAGAAGCATTTGCTCTAGTAGCAGAGGACTTGAAATTCGTAGCATCCCAGTTCAGAAGACTTCACAGCAAGCAACTTAGACACAAGTTCCGGTTCTATTCACATCAATGGAGATTATGGTCTGCATGTTTCATACAGGCAGCATGGCGTCGATGTAAGAAAAGAAGGGAAGCAGCCGAACTCAAGGCTAAAGAAAACCACACAGAAAATGAGCCTGCAAAACTTCCACCTGTGTCGGACTTGGTTACCTATGCTGCAAGGCTCGCTGCAAGCACCAGACGTGGTGCCAATAAGCATTCTGGGGTCGTTGGCTCATTGCAGAAGCCAGCGGAGCCTGATTTTTCAGTTGAGGAGGAATGA